In a genomic window of Taylorella equigenitalis ATCC 35865:
- the fur gene encoding ferric iron uptake transcriptional regulator, translated as MSDYQELQNKGLKATYPRLKILDLFRNSETRHLTAEDVFRLLSAEHVDIGLATIYRVLTQFEQAGLLMRNQFDSTKSVFELNDNEHHDHMVCVSCGKVEEFIDESMEVAQRKVADHYGFELLDHTMTIYGVCPDCRTK; from the coding sequence ATGAGCGACTATCAAGAATTGCAAAACAAAGGCCTTAAAGCCACCTACCCTAGACTTAAGATTTTAGACCTTTTTAGAAATTCTGAAACTCGCCATTTAACCGCAGAGGACGTTTTTCGTTTACTCTCAGCAGAACATGTTGATATTGGCCTAGCGACAATCTATCGTGTACTTACGCAGTTTGAACAGGCTGGCCTATTGATGCGCAATCAGTTTGATAGCACGAAATCAGTTTTCGAGCTTAACGATAATGAACATCACGATCATATGGTTTGTGTATCTTGCGGAAAAGTTGAGGAATTTATTGATGAGTCTATGGAAGTCGCACAGAGAAAAGTGGCAGACCATTATGGTTTTGAGCTTTTAGACCACACCATGACCATATATGGTGTATGCCCAGATTGCCGTACTAAATAA
- the murB gene encoding UDP-N-acetylmuramate dehydrogenase: MTFLPQKNFDLTYLNTFRLSSKASYGAVLETIEDVPSLLEVIKSLSLDYFVLGGGSNVILRENIDKLAIVNRISGLHLLEDSNTHFRIQVGAGENWHKFVVFTIANDMPGLENLALIPGTVGAAPVQNIGAYGKDVSQFVESVRTVDLDTGVEKIFSHDECKFEYRNSYFKANEYKPMIVSVDIAIPKSWKPDINYADLLKYPGISSTSDPKSIMDAVIDIRTSKLPDYTKQGNAGSFFLNPYVSTQKFQELLDRYPNIKAYPLSEGIYKVAAGWLIDEAGWKGRSLGTPATVHEHHALVIVNNGGATASDILELSDAIKNDVFNKFGIMLEPEPRII, translated from the coding sequence ATGACGTTTTTACCACAAAAGAATTTCGATCTCACTTATTTAAATACATTCCGCCTCTCATCAAAAGCCTCATATGGAGCTGTTCTCGAGACTATAGAAGATGTTCCGAGTTTGTTAGAAGTCATCAAATCTCTAAGTCTCGATTACTTCGTCCTAGGAGGTGGAAGCAATGTAATTTTAAGAGAGAATATAGATAAGCTTGCTATTGTGAATCGAATATCTGGGCTACATCTTTTAGAAGACTCAAATACTCACTTTAGGATTCAAGTCGGAGCTGGGGAAAATTGGCATAAATTCGTTGTTTTTACCATTGCCAACGATATGCCAGGATTAGAAAATCTTGCTTTAATTCCTGGGACAGTTGGTGCAGCTCCTGTACAAAATATCGGGGCGTACGGGAAGGATGTTTCTCAATTTGTTGAATCGGTTAGAACTGTCGATTTAGATACGGGTGTTGAGAAAATTTTCTCGCACGATGAGTGCAAATTTGAGTACAGGAATAGTTATTTCAAGGCTAATGAATATAAGCCGATGATTGTGAGCGTGGACATTGCCATCCCAAAAAGTTGGAAGCCTGATATAAATTATGCTGATCTGCTCAAGTACCCAGGCATAAGTTCAACATCGGATCCGAAGTCGATTATGGATGCAGTGATTGATATTAGGACCTCGAAGCTACCCGATTATACAAAGCAGGGCAATGCGGGAAGTTTCTTTTTGAACCCATATGTAAGTACGCAAAAGTTTCAAGAGTTGCTTGATAGATATCCAAATATAAAGGCTTATCCGCTATCAGAGGGAATTTACAAAGTGGCGGCTGGATGGCTTATTGATGAGGCGGGTTGGAAAGGGCGTTCGTTGGGGACACCAGCCACTGTTCACGAGCATCACGCCTTAGTAATAGTAAATAATGGGGGAGCAACTGCATCAGATATATTGGAGTTATCTGATGCAATTAAAAATGATGTATTTAATAAATTTGGAATTATGTTAGAGCCTGAGCCCAGAATTATTTAG
- the dmeF gene encoding CDF family Co(II)/Ni(II) efflux transporter DmeF produces MTIEHSEHQIFKSNIEHEFGQGNKSKAEVRTFWVMVITFVTMFGEIIAGVWTGSMALLADGIHMGGHALALGLAFAGYYLSRRYAHDRRFSFGSGKINDLVAYSTSLLLLITAALITYESLYRLFNRTEILAQEALIVAVLGLIINLVSFVILKGSNDFESIEHGHGHSHSHSHGHSHGHGHGHEHNHDHTHDLATQKSREDAEALPERKDNNLQAAVLHVLTDAATSVAAIIGIVAAWSWGWTWLDPLIALIASILIGKWTIDLMKQASKVLLDATAPGSVESTIRKTLESVDDTEVIDLHVWSIGQGCWTMIASVIHHGSMTPQDYKTLLKGMKNLHHPVIEVQQCKHEIS; encoded by the coding sequence ATGACTATCGAGCACAGTGAACATCAAATATTCAAATCTAATATCGAACATGAATTCGGACAAGGAAATAAATCTAAAGCCGAAGTAAGAACCTTTTGGGTTATGGTAATTACTTTCGTAACCATGTTCGGAGAAATCATTGCAGGCGTGTGGACTGGTTCTATGGCACTTCTAGCTGATGGTATTCATATGGGCGGACATGCTTTAGCTCTAGGTCTTGCGTTTGCGGGATATTATTTATCAAGACGATACGCACACGACAGACGTTTTAGTTTCGGTAGCGGAAAAATTAATGACCTTGTAGCCTATTCTACTTCCCTATTATTGCTGATTACAGCAGCTTTGATAACCTATGAATCCTTGTATCGATTATTCAATCGCACTGAAATCTTAGCTCAAGAGGCTTTAATAGTGGCGGTTTTAGGGTTAATCATAAACTTAGTTTCATTCGTGATTTTAAAAGGAAGTAATGACTTTGAATCTATAGAGCATGGGCACGGTCATAGTCATAGTCACAGTCACGGGCACAGTCATGGTCACGGGCATGGACATGAACATAATCATGACCATACACATGATCTTGCTACTCAAAAATCTAGAGAGGATGCGGAAGCATTGCCAGAGAGAAAAGACAATAACTTACAAGCCGCAGTTTTACACGTTCTAACAGATGCAGCCACATCAGTAGCTGCGATTATAGGCATCGTAGCTGCATGGAGCTGGGGTTGGACTTGGCTTGATCCACTAATCGCATTAATTGCGAGCATATTAATCGGTAAATGGACAATTGACTTGATGAAACAAGCTAGCAAGGTCTTATTAGATGCGACTGCCCCTGGTTCAGTTGAATCAACCATAAGAAAAACACTTGAAAGCGTAGACGATACTGAAGTTATAGACTTGCATGTATGGTCAATTGGACAGGGTTGTTGGACTATGATTGCATCTGTTATACACCATGGCTCAATGACGCCTCAAGACTATAAAACATTGCTTAAGGGCATGAAAAACTTACATCATCCAGTTATTGAAGTTCAACAATGCAAGCATGAGATATCTTGA
- a CDS encoding HpaII family restriction endonuclease has translation MGIRRFDFPEGINYSVKLNDILEKLSELNPLNLLNLRTYEYKFKNFLRSLALGMKPTVPWDVKEKLMEVF, from the coding sequence TTGGGCATTAGACGATTTGATTTTCCCGAGGGTATCAATTACTCAGTCAAACTGAATGATATTTTAGAAAAATTATCGGAACTAAATCCTCTTAATCTATTAAATTTAAGAACCTACGAATATAAATTTAAAAATTTTTTAAGATCTTTAGCCCTCGGTATGAAACCTACCGTCCCTTGGGATGTAAAAGAAAAGCTAATGGAGGTTTTTTAA
- the dcm gene encoding DNA (cytosine-5-)-methyltransferase, whose translation MFAGIGCIRLGFEQAFGNKLKTVYVSEIDSNAVKTYTSNFSSNKLIHGDVTKEVESDIPPHDFLLAGFPCHAFSAAGRQMGFDDARGTLFFEVARIINYHKPQVVFAENVKNLVNHDKGKTFKVIVSALKNLGYQVFHQVLNSKNFGVPQNRKRIYIVAF comes from the coding sequence TTGTTTGCTGGTATTGGATGCATTAGATTAGGATTTGAACAGGCATTTGGCAATAAACTCAAAACAGTTTATGTAAGTGAAATTGATTCAAATGCAGTAAAAACATACACATCAAATTTTTCTAGTAATAAATTAATTCATGGTGATGTAACTAAGGAAGTGGAATCCGATATACCTCCTCACGACTTTTTACTAGCTGGATTTCCATGCCATGCTTTTTCTGCAGCTGGCAGACAAATGGGATTTGATGATGCCAGGGGAACCTTATTTTTTGAAGTTGCTAGGATTATTAATTATCATAAACCACAAGTTGTTTTTGCAGAAAATGTTAAAAATCTAGTTAATCATGATAAGGGTAAGACCTTTAAAGTTATTGTTTCTGCACTAAAAAATTTAGGATATCAAGTTTTTCATCAAGTTCTTAATAGTAAGAATTTCGGTGTTCCTCAAAATAGAAAAAGAATATATATAGTAGCCTTTTGA
- a CDS encoding Dyp-type peroxidase: MSCECQSSILPDGAKFGLFIESDLKSGDYEGIAKACMEAYSKLVQIKSQHPNEMVGMSIGFGSKLWNVFAKTVDSVREGAEIRDFTPYGGGLAPATQHDLFIHIQSMRQDLNITLATQVWDLFDSYLEAKDETHGYRLLENRGHEGFVDGTENPKEAEAVKAAVIADGCCDAGGSYVMVQKYIHDMNKWNALSESTQEEAVGRRKESDEEIEDKLIESHVGRTDISEDGESLKVLRRSLPWGKVSGDHGLLYCSYCARLHNIDKQLKSMFGDLDGKIDLLVQHFSKAVSGSFYFVPNQDRLRNLKVEARSGVEPL, translated from the coding sequence ATGTCCTGTGAATGCCAAAGCTCTATACTACCTGATGGAGCAAAATTCGGCTTATTTATTGAATCTGACCTTAAATCTGGGGATTACGAAGGCATTGCCAAAGCATGTATGGAAGCCTATTCCAAGCTTGTTCAAATCAAATCTCAGCATCCAAATGAGATGGTTGGAATGTCTATTGGATTTGGATCTAAGCTTTGGAACGTGTTCGCAAAAACAGTGGACAGTGTACGTGAGGGTGCTGAAATTCGTGATTTTACACCGTATGGTGGGGGCTTAGCACCTGCTACGCAGCACGATTTATTTATTCATATCCAATCTATGCGTCAAGATTTAAATATTACTCTTGCAACACAAGTTTGGGATTTGTTTGATTCTTATCTTGAAGCTAAAGATGAGACACACGGTTATCGTTTATTGGAGAATCGTGGTCACGAGGGCTTTGTAGATGGGACAGAAAATCCTAAAGAAGCAGAAGCTGTTAAAGCTGCAGTTATAGCGGATGGCTGTTGTGATGCTGGTGGTAGTTATGTGATGGTGCAAAAATATATTCATGATATGAACAAGTGGAATGCCCTTTCAGAATCTACTCAAGAGGAAGCTGTTGGTCGCAGAAAAGAATCAGACGAAGAGATTGAAGATAAACTTATTGAATCGCATGTTGGTCGCACTGATATAAGTGAAGATGGGGAATCTTTGAAAGTACTCCGTAGAAGCCTACCTTGGGGCAAAGTATCTGGCGATCATGGGCTTTTATATTGCTCTTACTGTGCTCGCCTGCACAATATCGATAAGCAGTTAAAAAGTATGTTCGGAGATTTAGATGGCAAAATTGATTTGCTAGTGCAACACTTTTCTAAAGCAGTTTCTGGTTCGTTTTATTTTGTACCGAATCAAGATAGATTGAGAAACTTAAAAGTGGAGGCGCGGAGCGGAGTCGAACCGCTCTAG
- the pstB gene encoding phosphate ABC transporter ATP-binding protein PstB, producing the protein MTTIYELISPTDTKIEVKNLDFYYGSFHAIKNVNMRIPRNCVTAFIGPSGCGKSTLLRTFNRMFELYPGQRATGEINMDGENLLTTKTDISIIRAKVGMVFQKPTPFPMSIYDNVAFGVRLFEKLSKSDLDERVRWALEKAALWGEVKDKLDQSGSGLSGGQQQRLCIARGVAVKPEVILLDEPCSALDPISTVKIEELITELKKDYTVAIVTHNMQQAARCSDYTAYMYLGELIEFGETEQIFHTPKEQATQDYITGRFG; encoded by the coding sequence ATGACTACTATTTATGAACTAATCTCTCCAACAGATACTAAGATTGAAGTTAAAAATCTAGATTTCTACTACGGGTCATTCCACGCAATTAAAAACGTAAATATGCGTATCCCACGTAATTGTGTAACTGCGTTTATTGGACCATCAGGTTGTGGTAAATCTACACTATTACGTACATTTAATCGTATGTTCGAACTTTACCCTGGTCAAAGAGCCACTGGTGAAATCAATATGGACGGAGAAAATCTACTAACTACAAAAACGGATATTTCAATTATTCGTGCAAAAGTTGGTATGGTTTTCCAAAAACCTACACCATTCCCAATGAGCATTTACGATAACGTTGCTTTCGGCGTTCGTTTATTTGAGAAGCTTTCTAAAAGTGATTTGGATGAGCGCGTTAGATGGGCTTTAGAGAAAGCTGCACTTTGGGGTGAAGTTAAAGATAAACTTGATCAAAGCGGTTCTGGACTTTCTGGTGGTCAGCAACAACGTCTTTGTATCGCACGTGGTGTAGCAGTTAAACCTGAGGTAATTCTTCTAGACGAACCATGTTCAGCTTTAGACCCAATATCTACAGTTAAGATTGAAGAGCTTATCACTGAACTTAAGAAAGACTATACAGTAGCGATAGTTACTCATAACATGCAACAAGCCGCACGTTGCTCTGATTACACCGCATATATGTATCTTGGTGAGTTGATTGAATTCGGTGAAACTGAGCAAATTTTCCACACGCCTAAAGAGCAAGCTACCCAAGACTATATTACTGGTCGTTTCGGTTAG
- the pstA gene encoding phosphate ABC transporter permease PstA encodes MKTVKPTLNNTASSNSAISVSNPLFKKRRITNIIMLTLSFLTLAFGLFWLFWIIWVLIVEGAGAINLELFTEPTSGPGGGGGLRNAILGSLLMTFVATVVGTPIGVLAGTYLAEYGQRGWLAPTTRFLNDVLLSAPSIVIGLFIYALVVAQQGHYSGWAGSAALAIILIPVVVRTTDNMLMLIPNNLREAAVALGCPKWKMITKICYRAAIAGIITGVLLAIARILGETAPLLFTALNNQFSSLDMNSAMANLPVTIYQYADSPFVDWNALAWAGATIITLFVLGLNIIARSLFKK; translated from the coding sequence ATGAAAACAGTAAAACCTACTTTAAATAATACTGCATCTTCTAACAGTGCTATAAGTGTTAGTAATCCTTTGTTTAAGAAGCGTCGTATAACAAATATAATAATGTTAACGCTATCTTTCCTAACATTGGCTTTTGGTTTATTTTGGCTTTTTTGGATTATTTGGGTGCTTATAGTTGAGGGGGCTGGTGCTATAAACTTAGAATTATTCACTGAGCCTACAAGTGGTCCTGGTGGCGGTGGTGGCTTACGCAATGCTATTTTGGGTTCATTGTTGATGACTTTTGTGGCTACTGTTGTTGGAACACCAATTGGTGTTTTAGCAGGTACATATCTTGCAGAATATGGTCAAAGGGGTTGGTTAGCTCCTACTACACGATTCCTAAATGATGTGTTGTTATCTGCACCTTCAATTGTAATTGGTCTATTTATATATGCATTAGTTGTAGCTCAACAAGGTCATTATTCTGGATGGGCTGGTTCTGCCGCTTTAGCAATTATTCTTATTCCAGTTGTAGTTAGGACTACAGATAATATGCTTATGCTAATCCCTAACAATTTACGTGAAGCTGCTGTAGCACTTGGTTGTCCTAAGTGGAAAATGATTACTAAGATTTGTTATAGGGCGGCTATTGCAGGTATTATTACAGGCGTTCTTTTAGCTATTGCACGTATTTTAGGTGAAACAGCACCATTACTGTTCACAGCCTTAAACAACCAATTCAGTTCTTTAGACATGAATAGTGCGATGGCAAACCTTCCAGTTACCATTTATCAGTATGCAGATAGTCCTTTTGTGGATTGGAATGCACTGGCATGGGCAGGTGCTACTATCATTACACTATTTGTGTTGGGGTTAAATATTATTGCCCGTAGCTTATTTAAAAAATAA